The following is a genomic window from Capnocytophaga stomatis.
TGTAATTGTTCCTAAGTACACGGTGTATTTGTTTTTTTCTATTCCAATGAAATTATGGATGATAGTGTTGTTTTTAATACTATATGATATTGTTCAAATTTCATCAAATCCTGGAGGAAAAATTGTCCACTTAGGAGGGGCTTTTACAGGATATTTTATAGGAATTTTAGCAAGAAACCCAATCCGAGTCAAAAAGCAAAAAAGAGTTAAATTAACAGAAAATAATGTTTCTGAAAAAATCGTAAAACCTTTAAAATCAAATGGCGGTTTGAGCGATTCTCAAAAATTAAAACAGCATAAAGTTAATATTTTATTAGATAAAATTAGCACCAGTGGATACGCAAGTTTAACTGAAAAAGAGAAAAAATTTCTGTTTGAAGCAAGTAAAGATATGAACAATTAATTTATCTTTTT
Proteins encoded in this region:
- a CDS encoding rhomboid family intramembrane serine protease, with amino-acid sequence MLTNLVGLSQYQINNWIGLPQSIKEFFAKPWTIITYSFFHAGFQHLFWNMLILFFTGRIFFNLFNKKQFIRVYCAGIIFSGMSFLLIDTLFPLLFDGSILLGASGAIMALLVFVAVIVPKYTVYLFFSIPMKLWMIVLFLILYDIVQISSNPGGKIVHLGGAFTGYFIGILARNPIRVKKQKRVKLTENNVSEKIVKPLKSNGGLSDSQKLKQHKVNILLDKISTSGYASLTEKEKKFLFEASKDMNN